The following are from one region of the Nicotiana tomentosiformis chromosome 7, ASM39032v3, whole genome shotgun sequence genome:
- the LOC104105010 gene encoding uncharacterized protein At3g17950-like isoform X1: MAQQEEGWPLGLQPLNVRAGQVRNRGFNGSLSFSTLITGSPSSSTDSSSDLDTESTASFFRDKSITLGSLIGITSILELSRRSTRRRTVVVEPILRDKKKINNNKSRTWLFSLCSKLSTDAVNINNNSTPSLGHFLEAERRASASNNAYGPDDFNQLSDSKMNNSLFIGGQIAPPNESRKGLFEQDENGHGSPMIFSCLCGYLVH, from the exons ATGGCTCAACAG GAAGAAGGATGGCCACTTGGACTGCAGCCATTGAATGTGAGAGCTGGGCAAGTCAGAAACCGTGGATTTAATGGATCACTTTCCTTCAGTACTTTGATCACTGGTTCTCCTTCCTCTTCCACTGATTCTTCTTCTGATCTTGATACTGAG TCTACTGCTTCTTTCTTTCGTGACAAGAGCATAACTCTAGGAAGTCTCATAGGAATTACCAGCATTTTAGAGCTTTCAAGAAGATCAACAAGAAGAAGAACAGTAGTAGTTGAACCCATATTAAGGGACAAGAAGAAGATTAATAACAACAAATCAAGGACTTGGTTATTCTCTCTTTGTTCAAAGCTAAGTACTGATGCAGTGAATATAAATAACAATTCTACCCCATCTTTAGGCCATTTTCTTGAAGCAGAAAGAAGAGCTTCTGCTTCCAATAATGCTTACGGACCTGATGATTTCAATCAATTATCAGATTCAAAGATGAATAATTCTTTGTTCATTGGTGGCCAAATTGCTCCTCCTAATGAGTCAAGAAAAGGGTTATTTGAGCAAGATGAAAATGGTCATGGAAGTCCTATGATATTCTCATGCTTATGTGGGTACTTAGTTCATTAA
- the LOC104105010 gene encoding uncharacterized protein At3g17950-like isoform X2: MEEGWPLGLQPLNVRAGQVRNRGFNGSLSFSTLITGSPSSSTDSSSDLDTESTASFFRDKSITLGSLIGITSILELSRRSTRRRTVVVEPILRDKKKINNNKSRTWLFSLCSKLSTDAVNINNNSTPSLGHFLEAERRASASNNAYGPDDFNQLSDSKMNNSLFIGGQIAPPNESRKGLFEQDENGHGSPMIFSCLCGYLVH, translated from the exons ATG GAAGAAGGATGGCCACTTGGACTGCAGCCATTGAATGTGAGAGCTGGGCAAGTCAGAAACCGTGGATTTAATGGATCACTTTCCTTCAGTACTTTGATCACTGGTTCTCCTTCCTCTTCCACTGATTCTTCTTCTGATCTTGATACTGAG TCTACTGCTTCTTTCTTTCGTGACAAGAGCATAACTCTAGGAAGTCTCATAGGAATTACCAGCATTTTAGAGCTTTCAAGAAGATCAACAAGAAGAAGAACAGTAGTAGTTGAACCCATATTAAGGGACAAGAAGAAGATTAATAACAACAAATCAAGGACTTGGTTATTCTCTCTTTGTTCAAAGCTAAGTACTGATGCAGTGAATATAAATAACAATTCTACCCCATCTTTAGGCCATTTTCTTGAAGCAGAAAGAAGAGCTTCTGCTTCCAATAATGCTTACGGACCTGATGATTTCAATCAATTATCAGATTCAAAGATGAATAATTCTTTGTTCATTGGTGGCCAAATTGCTCCTCCTAATGAGTCAAGAAAAGGGTTATTTGAGCAAGATGAAAATGGTCATGGAAGTCCTATGATATTCTCATGCTTATGTGGGTACTTAGTTCATTAA
- the LOC104105009 gene encoding uncharacterized protein, which produces MNSPMSYAIDDKDLDDAALWAVIDSAAAAAASLAASSTTTVSKYRKTLPYNHSPIRPLHIPNPSPQSNPRNFQNHHRDGEVLNHRPQKISRSNTNCVSELNETSPKPMAVVKHVQRTPSVTNYSSPPVTRRSPVLVPVSQYNQNYNSPTGSESSPDRDGIMRHSLAGQFPSVSLFKEYQNAAMAILEKSDYTMISGNPFIKKAGWRKISFYFNLSYEIKDKTIEFDENRNVLRAEFIVRAYMQGGRFSDGWGSCERREKKFLKPNHDIPSTAETRAKNKACQDLLGIGEYRPGVSQSNR; this is translated from the exons ATGAACTCTCCTATGAGTTACGCTATTGACGATAAGGACCTAGACGACGCCGCATTATGGGCGGTGATCGACTCCGCCGCCGCCGCCGCTGCCTCACTTGCTGCCTCCTCCACCACCACTGTCTCCAAATACCGCAAAACtctaccttacaatcactctccAATTCGACCTCTTCACATTCCAAATCCTTCTCCGCAGTCTAATCCTAGAAACTTCCAGAATCATCACCGTGACGGTGAGGTACTAAATCACCGACCACAAAAAATCTCCAGGTCAAACACTAACTGCGTTTCGGAACTGAACGAGACGAGTCCGAAACCGATGGCGGTAGTAAAGCACGTGCAGCGCACGCCGTCCGTGACGAATTATTCGTCGCCGCCAGTGACGAGGAGGTCTCCGGTTCTGGTTCCGGTGTCGCAGTATAATCAAAACTATAACAGTCCGACTGGATCGGAAAGTTCTCCAGATAGAGATGGCATCATGAGGCATAGCTTGGCCGGTCAGTTTCCATCTGTTTCTCTGTTCAAGGAGTATCAAAATGCAGCTATGGCG ATTCTCGAGAAAAGTGACTACACTATGATTTCTGGAAATCCCTTCATAAAAAAGGCTG GTTGGAGGAAGATATCCTTTTACTTCAATCTATCATATGAAATTAAAGACAAGACCATCGAGTTTGATGAGAACCGTAATGTCCTGCGTGCTGAATTTATAGTTCGGGCATATATGCA GGGTGGTAGGTTCTCAGATGGATGGGGTTCATGTGAGCGGCGGGAGAAGAAGTTTCTAAAACCAAATCATGACATTCCCAGCACAGCAGAAACTAGAGCCAAAAATAAAGCATGTCAG GACTTGCTTGGAATTGGAGAATATCGACCTGGTGTGAGCCAGAGTAACCGGTAG